The following DNA comes from Amycolatopsis albispora.
GGCCTCCGGGCTGGTGTACGGCTCGAAGACGCCCTCGCTGAGCGCGCGGGTGGCGAAGGTGGTGTCGACGCCGAAGGCCACGTCGGCGATCGGGCTGGCCTTGGTGAGCACCAGCTTGTTGGTCAGCGCGCCGGCGTCGCCTTCCTTGAGCACCTCGATGCGGATGCCGGACTGCTGCTGGAAGGCGTCGAGGATCTCCTGCGGCGCGGCGAACGAGTCGTGGGTGACCAGCTTGATGGTGGTCACGTCGTCGGCCGGTTCCTCGGATCCGGACAGCGTGCAACCGGCGAGCAGCACCCCGGCCGCGCACAGCGCGGCCACCGCTCGGACGGTGCGTGTCATGAACCCCTCCTTGCTCGGGATCATCGGCGGCAGGCGGGGGCGGACCTCCCTACGCCGGCGTGATCCGGGTCAGGTGCGAACGGTCGCGGGCGAGCGCCCGCCTCTCAGCCCGGCGCACCGGACTCCCGTGGCGAAGGTGCAGCGTACCTGCCGGGGTACCACCATGGGGTCATGGCGGAACTATTGAGTGATCAGCAACTGTCCGAAGCACTGTCCCACCTGCCCCGGTGGCAGCGGTCCGGGGAGGCCATCGAGGCGACCGCGGAGCTGCCGAGCTTCCCGGCGGCCATCGCGGTGGTCAACCGGGTGGCCGAGATCGCGGAGAGCGTCGGCCACCACCCGGACATCGACATCCGGTGGCGGAAACTGACCTTCCGGCTCTCCACTCACTCGGCGGGCGGCTTGACCGAGAAGGACACCGCACTGGCCGCGCAGATCGACGAGGTGCTGGACGTGAGCTCGGCCACACCGTCGTAACGAATCGCCTGATCAAGGCGCTGTTCCGGGCGAAGCCGCACGCAGTTTTTTCTGGACGCTTAGGACTCGCCCATGAACAACGCCGCCCCCGTCCTCACCGCCGCCCAGCGGGCCTGGATCACCGTCCTCGCGACGGCGGTCACCCTGCTCGCCGTCATCGGCCTCGGCCTCGCCGGCTGACGACGCCTGAAGGATCATCCGCCCCCTCAGGCGGACGATCCTTCAGTACCGCGGCATGTTCGGGATGGCCTTCT
Coding sequences within:
- a CDS encoding 4a-hydroxytetrahydrobiopterin dehydratase, with product MAELLSDQQLSEALSHLPRWQRSGEAIEATAELPSFPAAIAVVNRVAEIAESVGHHPDIDIRWRKLTFRLSTHSAGGLTEKDTALAAQIDEVLDVSSATPS